A DNA window from Rhizobium sp. NXC14 contains the following coding sequences:
- the rplL gene encoding 50S ribosomal protein L7/L12, producing MADLAKIVEDLSSLTVLEAAELSKLLEEKWGVSAAAPVAVAAVGGAAGGAAAPAEEEKTEFDVILTDAGANKINVIKEVRAITGLGLKEAKDLVEGAPKAVKEGVSKAEAADIKKKLEDAGAKADVK from the coding sequence ATGGCTGATCTCGCAAAGATCGTTGAAGACCTCTCCTCGCTGACCGTTCTGGAAGCTGCAGAACTGTCGAAGCTTCTTGAAGAAAAGTGGGGCGTTTCGGCCGCTGCTCCGGTAGCTGTTGCTGCCGTTGGCGGCGCTGCAGGCGGCGCAGCTGCTCCGGCTGAAGAAGAAAAGACCGAGTTCGACGTCATCCTCACGGATGCCGGCGCCAACAAGATCAACGTCATCAAGGAAGTCCGCGCCATCACCGGCCTCGGCCTCAAGGAAGCCAAGGACCTCGTCGAAGGCGCTCCGAAGGCTGTCAAGGAAGGCGTTTCCAAGGCTGAAGCCGCCGACATCAAGAAGAAGCTTGAAGACGCAGGCGCAAAGGCCGACGTCAAGTAA
- the rplJ gene encoding 50S ribosomal protein L10, translating to MERAEKREFVTELNEVFKASGSFVVAHYAGATVAQMNDFRSKMRAAGGTVKVAKNRLAKIALQGTEAEGISNLFKGQTLIAYSNDPIIAPKVVMDFAKTNDKIVVLGGAMGTTTLNAEGVKSLATLPSLDELRAKLLGMIQTPATRIAGVVAAPASQLARVFSAYAKKDEAA from the coding sequence GTGGAAAGAGCGGAAAAACGCGAATTCGTCACGGAACTGAACGAAGTCTTCAAGGCTTCGGGCTCGTTTGTCGTGGCCCACTATGCTGGTGCTACAGTCGCACAGATGAACGATTTTCGTTCGAAGATGCGCGCTGCTGGCGGCACCGTCAAAGTCGCGAAGAACCGCCTGGCCAAAATTGCCCTTCAGGGTACGGAAGCGGAAGGGATTTCCAATCTCTTCAAGGGTCAGACCCTCATTGCTTACAGCAATGATCCGATCATCGCTCCGAAGGTCGTCATGGATTTCGCCAAGACCAACGACAAGATCGTGGTTCTCGGCGGCGCCATGGGTACGACAACGCTGAACGCCGAAGGTGTCAAGTCGCTTGCGACCCTGCCTTCGCTGGACGAACTGCGTGCGAAGCTGCTGGGCATGATCCAGACCCCGGCTACCCGCATTGCAGGCGTTGTTGCAGCACCGGCAAGCCAGCTTGCTCGCGTGTTCTCGGCCTACGCCAAGAAGGACGAAGCCGCTTAA
- the rpoB gene encoding DNA-directed RNA polymerase subunit beta, with the protein MAQTLSFNGRRRVRKFFGKIPEVAEMPNLIEVQKASYDQFLMVEEPKGGRPDEGLQAVFKSVFPITDFSGASMLEFVSYEFEPPKFDVDECRQRDLTYAAPLKVTLRLIVFDIDEDTGAKSIKDIKEQSVYMGDMPLMTNNGTFIVNGTERVIVSQMHRSPGVFFDHDKGKSHSSGKLLFAARVIPYRGSWLDIEFDAKDIVYARIDRRRKIPVTSLLMALGMDGEEILDTFYTKSLYKRDGEGWRIPFKPETLKGAKAITEMVDADTGEVVVEAGKKLTPRLLRQLSDKGLKALKAGDDDLYGNYLAEDIVNYSTGEIYLEAGDEIDEKTLAVILANGFDEIPVLGIDHINVGAYIRNTLSADKNENRQDALFDIYRVMRPGEPPTMESAEAMFNSLFFDAERYDLSAVGRVKMNMRLDLSVEDTVRILRKDDILAVVKMLVELRDGKGEIDDIDNLGNRRVRSVGELMENQYRLGLLRMERAIKERMSSIEIDTVMPQDLINAKPAAAAVREFFGSSQLSQFMDQVNPLSEITHKRRLSALGPGGLTRERAGFEVRDVHPTHYGRICPIETPEGPNIGLINSLATFARVNKYGFIESPYRRIVDGKVTNDVLYLSAMEEAKYYVAQANAELNADGSFVDEFVVCRHAGEVMLAPRDSMNLMDVSPKQVVSVAAALIPFLENDDANRALMGSNMQRQAVPLLRAEAPFVGTGMEPVVARDSGAAIGARRGGVVDQVDATRIVIRATEDLEAGKSGVDIYRLQKFQRSNQNTCVNQRPLVTVGDVVNRGDILADGPSTDLGDLALGRNALVAFMPWNGYNYEDSILLSERIVADDVFTSIHIEEFEVMARDTKLGPEEITRDIPNVSEEALKNLDEAGIVYIGAEVQPGDILVGKITPKGESPMTPEEKLLRAIFGEKASDVRDTSMRMPPGTYGTIVEVRVFNRHGVEKDERAMAIEREEIERLAKDRDDEQAILDRNVYGRLIDMLRGQVSIAGPKGFKKGTELSNAVVSEYPRSQWWMFAVEDEKVQSELEALRGQYDESKSRLEQRFMDKVEKVQRGDEMPPGVMKMVKVFVAVKRKIQPGDKMAGRHGNKGVVSRIVPVEDMPFLEDGTHVDVVLNPLGVPSRMNVGQILETHLGWACAGMGRQIGELIEAYKANGNIEPLRKTIGDVVGDGPKAEQVQDFDDESVLRLADQWKRGVSIATPVFDGANEGDVNDMLRLAGLKDTGQSTLYDGRTGEQFDRQVTVGYIYMLKLNHLVDDKIHARSIGPYSLVTQQPLGGKAQFGGQRFGEMEVWALEAYGAAYTLQEMLTVKSDDVAGRTKVYEAIVRGDDTFEAGIPESFNVLVKEMRSLGLSVELENTKLDEAQATQLPDAAE; encoded by the coding sequence ATGGCTCAGACCCTTTCGTTCAATGGTCGCAGGCGCGTACGCAAGTTTTTTGGTAAGATCCCCGAAGTCGCAGAAATGCCGAACCTCATCGAGGTTCAGAAGGCGTCCTACGACCAGTTTCTGATGGTTGAAGAGCCGAAGGGCGGTCGCCCTGACGAAGGCCTTCAGGCCGTCTTCAAGTCCGTTTTCCCGATCACCGACTTCTCCGGCGCCTCGATGCTGGAGTTCGTATCTTACGAATTCGAACCACCGAAGTTCGACGTTGACGAGTGCCGCCAGCGCGACCTGACCTATGCCGCGCCGCTGAAGGTCACTCTCCGTCTCATCGTGTTCGATATCGACGAGGATACCGGCGCAAAGTCGATCAAGGACATCAAGGAACAGTCCGTTTACATGGGCGACATGCCGCTCATGACGAACAACGGCACGTTCATCGTCAACGGCACCGAGCGCGTCATCGTCTCGCAGATGCACCGTTCGCCGGGCGTCTTCTTCGACCACGACAAGGGCAAGAGCCATTCTTCCGGCAAGCTGCTCTTTGCCGCCCGCGTCATTCCTTATCGCGGCTCCTGGCTCGATATCGAATTCGATGCCAAGGACATCGTCTACGCCCGCATCGACCGCCGCCGCAAGATCCCCGTCACGTCGCTGCTGATGGCGCTCGGCATGGACGGCGAGGAAATCCTCGACACCTTCTACACCAAGTCGCTCTACAAGCGCGACGGTGAAGGCTGGCGCATTCCCTTCAAGCCGGAAACGCTGAAGGGCGCCAAGGCAATCACCGAGATGGTCGACGCCGATACCGGCGAAGTCGTCGTGGAAGCCGGCAAGAAGCTGACGCCGCGCCTGCTGCGCCAGCTTTCCGATAAGGGCCTGAAGGCGCTGAAGGCCGGCGACGACGATCTCTACGGCAACTACCTTGCCGAGGATATCGTCAACTACTCGACGGGTGAGATCTATCTCGAGGCCGGCGACGAGATCGACGAGAAGACGCTTGCCGTCATCCTCGCAAACGGTTTTGACGAGATCCCGGTTCTCGGCATCGACCACATTAATGTCGGCGCCTATATCCGCAACACGCTTTCGGCTGACAAGAACGAGAACCGTCAGGACGCTCTGTTCGACATCTATCGCGTCATGCGCCCGGGTGAACCGCCGACCATGGAATCGGCCGAAGCCATGTTCAACTCGCTGTTCTTCGATGCGGAGCGTTACGACCTCTCCGCCGTCGGCCGCGTCAAGATGAACATGCGCCTCGACCTCTCCGTCGAGGACACCGTTCGCATACTGCGCAAGGACGACATCCTGGCGGTGGTCAAGATGCTGGTCGAACTGCGCGACGGCAAGGGCGAGATCGACGACATCGACAACCTCGGCAACCGTCGCGTCCGCTCGGTCGGCGAGCTGATGGAGAACCAGTACCGTCTCGGCCTGCTCCGCATGGAGCGTGCGATCAAGGAACGCATGTCCTCGATCGAAATCGACACGGTCATGCCGCAGGACCTGATCAACGCCAAGCCGGCTGCCGCAGCCGTCCGCGAATTCTTCGGCTCCTCGCAGCTCTCGCAGTTCATGGACCAGGTCAACCCGCTGTCGGAAATCACCCACAAGCGCCGTCTTTCGGCCCTTGGTCCGGGCGGTCTGACCCGCGAGCGCGCCGGCTTCGAAGTCCGCGACGTGCATCCGACCCACTATGGCCGCATCTGCCCGATCGAAACGCCGGAAGGCCCGAACATCGGTCTGATCAACTCGCTTGCGACCTTTGCCCGCGTCAACAAATACGGCTTCATCGAGAGCCCGTACCGGCGCATCGTCGACGGCAAGGTGACGAACGACGTGCTCTACCTCTCCGCCATGGAAGAGGCGAAGTACTACGTCGCGCAGGCCAACGCCGAACTGAACGCTGACGGTTCCTTCGTCGACGAATTCGTCGTCTGCCGTCACGCGGGTGAAGTTATGCTCGCGCCCCGCGACAGCATGAACCTGATGGACGTTTCGCCGAAGCAGGTCGTTTCGGTTGCTGCGGCACTCATCCCGTTCCTGGAAAACGACGACGCCAACCGCGCCCTTATGGGCTCGAACATGCAGCGTCAGGCTGTGCCGCTGTTGCGTGCCGAAGCGCCGTTCGTCGGCACCGGCATGGAGCCGGTCGTCGCGCGTGACTCCGGTGCCGCCATCGGCGCCCGCCGTGGCGGCGTCGTCGACCAGGTCGACGCGACGCGTATCGTTATCCGCGCCACGGAGGACCTCGAAGCCGGCAAGTCCGGCGTCGATATCTACCGCCTGCAGAAGTTCCAGCGTTCGAACCAGAACACCTGCGTCAACCAGCGTCCGCTGGTCACCGTCGGTGACGTCGTCAACCGCGGCGATATTCTCGCCGACGGTCCGTCGACAGATCTCGGCGACCTGGCGCTCGGCCGCAACGCGCTCGTCGCGTTCATGCCCTGGAACGGCTACAACTACGAAGACTCGATCCTGCTCTCCGAGCGCATCGTTGCCGACGACGTGTTCACCTCCATCCACATCGAGGAATTCGAAGTGATGGCGCGCGACACCAAGCTCGGCCCCGAGGAAATCACCCGCGATATTCCGAACGTCTCGGAAGAAGCGCTGAAGAACCTCGACGAAGCCGGCATCGTCTATATCGGCGCCGAGGTTCAGCCGGGCGATATCCTCGTCGGCAAGATCACGCCGAAGGGCGAAAGCCCGATGACGCCGGAAGAAAAGCTTCTGCGCGCCATCTTCGGCGAGAAAGCCTCCGACGTGCGCGACACCTCCATGCGCATGCCGCCCGGCACCTATGGCACGATCGTCGAAGTTCGCGTCTTCAACCGCCATGGCGTCGAGAAGGACGAGCGCGCGATGGCGATCGAACGCGAAGAGATCGAGCGTCTCGCCAAGGACCGTGACGACGAGCAGGCGATCCTCGACCGTAACGTCTATGGTCGTCTGATCGACATGCTGCGCGGCCAGGTCTCGATTGCCGGTCCGAAGGGCTTCAAGAAGGGCACCGAGCTTTCGAACGCCGTCGTCTCCGAATATCCCCGCTCGCAGTGGTGGATGTTCGCCGTCGAGGACGAGAAGGTGCAGAGCGAACTCGAAGCTCTCCGCGGCCAGTACGACGAGTCCAAGTCGCGCCTCGAACAGCGCTTCATGGATAAGGTCGAGAAGGTCCAGCGCGGCGATGAAATGCCTCCGGGCGTCATGAAGATGGTCAAGGTCTTCGTTGCCGTGAAGCGCAAGATCCAGCCGGGCGATAAGATGGCCGGTCGTCACGGGAACAAGGGCGTGGTCTCGCGCATTGTGCCTGTCGAGGACATGCCGTTCCTCGAAGACGGCACGCATGTCGACGTCGTTCTGAACCCGCTCGGCGTGCCTTCGCGCATGAACGTCGGCCAGATCCTGGAAACGCACCTGGGCTGGGCTTGCGCAGGCATGGGTCGCCAGATCGGCGAACTGATCGAAGCGTATAAAGCCAATGGCAACATCGAGCCACTGCGCAAGACCATTGGCGATGTCGTGGGCGACGGTCCCAAGGCCGAACAGGTCCAGGACTTCGACGATGAGTCCGTTCTGCGTCTCGCCGACCAGTGGAAGCGCGGTGTTTCGATCGCAACGCCGGTCTTCGACGGCGCTAACGAAGGTGACGTCAACGACATGCTGCGTCTGGCGGGTCTCAAGGACACCGGCCAGTCGACGCTCTATGACGGCCGTACCGGCGAGCAGTTCGACCGGCAGGTGACCGTGGGCTACATCTACATGCTGAAGCTCAACCACCTGGTCGACGACAAGATCCATGCCCGTTCGATCGGCCCTTACTCGCTCGTGACCCAGCAGCCGCTGGGCGGCAAGGCGCAGTTCGGCGGTCAGCGCTTCGGCGAAATGGAAGTCTGGGCGCTCGAAGCCTATGGCGCCGCCTATACGCTGCAGGAAATGCTGACGGTGAAGTCGGACGACGTCGCCGGCCGCACCAAGGTCTACGAAGCCATTGTCCGCGGAGACGACACGTTCGAAGCCGGTATTCCGGAAAGCTTCAACGTTCTCGTCAAGGAAATGCGCTCGCTGGGCCTCAGCGTCGAGCTCGAGAACACCAAGCTCGACGAAGCGCAGGCAACCCAGCTGCCGGACGCGGCCGAGTAA
- the rplA gene encoding 50S ribosomal protein L1, giving the protein MAGKRTRKINEGVDPTKLYALTTAIGMVKERAVAKFDETIEVSMNLGVDPRHADQMVRGVVNLPNGTGRTVRVAVFARGAKADEAKAAGADVVGAEDLVEIVQGGKIEFDRCIATPDMMPLVGRLGKVLGPRGMMPNPKVGTVTMDVAGAVKASKGGAVEFRVEKAGIVHAGIGKASFDAKALEENIRAFADAVIKAKPAGAKGNYVKRVAISSTMGPGVKIEVGSVTAAPTA; this is encoded by the coding sequence ATGGCAGGCAAGCGCACACGCAAGATCAACGAAGGTGTTGATCCCACCAAGCTCTACGCTCTCACGACCGCCATCGGCATGGTCAAGGAACGGGCTGTCGCAAAGTTCGACGAAACCATCGAAGTATCGATGAACCTCGGCGTTGATCCGCGTCATGCGGACCAGATGGTTCGCGGCGTCGTCAACCTGCCGAACGGCACCGGCCGTACGGTTCGCGTCGCCGTCTTCGCTCGTGGCGCCAAGGCTGACGAAGCCAAGGCTGCCGGTGCCGATGTCGTTGGCGCCGAAGACCTCGTCGAAATCGTCCAGGGCGGCAAGATCGAATTCGATCGCTGCATCGCCACCCCCGACATGATGCCGCTCGTCGGCCGTCTCGGTAAGGTTCTTGGCCCGCGCGGCATGATGCCGAACCCGAAGGTCGGAACCGTCACCATGGACGTCGCCGGAGCCGTCAAGGCTTCCAAGGGCGGCGCCGTCGAGTTCCGCGTCGAGAAGGCTGGTATCGTCCATGCCGGCATTGGCAAGGCCTCTTTCGACGCCAAGGCTCTGGAAGAAAACATCCGCGCCTTTGCCGACGCCGTCATCAAGGCGAAGCCGGCTGGCGCCAAGGGCAACTACGTCAAGCGCGTGGCGATTTCCTCGACCATGGGCCCGGGCGTCAAGATCGAAGTCGGCTCGGTCACCGCGGCTCCGACTGCATAA